The Streptomyces sp. NL15-2K genome contains a region encoding:
- a CDS encoding bifunctional metallophosphatase/5'-nucleotidase, with translation MPAISQPRRPDAVRRRRRTRRLLVAAAGLATVGALAAALPTAATAGETKGRPGAPVPGRYQDVQLLSFNDLHGNLEPPSGSSGRVTEVHEDGTTKTIDAGGVEYLATHLRNAREGNKYSITAAGGDMVGASPLISGLFHDEPTIEALNKLELDVTSVGNHEFDEGARELARLQNGGCHPTDGCYTEEGFAGADFPYLAANVLDEKTGKPILKPYWVWKKKDVKVGFIGVTLEDTPGVVSAEGVKGLKFKDEVETINKYAKVLQRQGVKSIVALIHEGGAPASSAYNYDCDAPGAGDGISGPIVDIAKNITPQVDALVTGHTHSAYVCTINDPAGKPRMVTSAAAFGRLYTDTTLTYDRWTGDIARTAVQSANHVVTRTVPKAPDMTQLISKWNTLAAPIGNRAIGYISADIPSSGTESPMGDLIADAQLAYGKELDPETDLALMNPGGVRAGLTYAAKGSEGDGVVTYAEGFTVQPFSNTVNLQDFTGAQIIQILKEQVSGSNTAAPKILLPSTGLTYTLDMTKTGADRVVTDSVKLNGAAIDASATYRVATNSFLAGGGDGITTLGQGTNDLVGGDDLAALEKYLMANSSATNPIVPPVTNRITVVN, from the coding sequence ATGCCAGCCATATCCCAGCCGCGCAGACCGGACGCCGTGCGCCGCAGACGTCGTACACGCCGACTCCTCGTCGCGGCCGCCGGACTCGCCACGGTCGGCGCCCTGGCCGCCGCGCTGCCGACGGCGGCGACCGCGGGCGAGACCAAGGGCAGGCCGGGCGCTCCCGTGCCGGGCCGCTACCAGGACGTACAACTGCTGTCCTTCAACGACCTGCACGGCAACCTGGAGCCGCCGTCCGGTTCCTCCGGCCGGGTCACCGAGGTGCACGAGGACGGGACGACGAAGACCATCGACGCCGGTGGCGTCGAGTACCTCGCCACCCATCTGCGCAACGCCCGGGAGGGCAACAAGTACTCCATCACCGCGGCCGGCGGCGACATGGTCGGCGCCTCCCCGCTGATCTCGGGTCTCTTCCACGACGAGCCCACCATCGAGGCGCTGAACAAGCTGGAGCTGGACGTCACGTCCGTCGGCAACCACGAGTTCGACGAGGGCGCCCGGGAGCTGGCCCGCCTGCAGAACGGCGGCTGCCACCCCACCGACGGCTGCTACACGGAAGAGGGCTTCGCGGGCGCGGACTTCCCCTACCTCGCCGCCAACGTCCTGGACGAGAAGACCGGCAAGCCGATCCTCAAGCCGTACTGGGTGTGGAAGAAGAAGGACGTCAAGGTCGGCTTCATCGGCGTGACGCTGGAGGACACCCCGGGCGTCGTCTCCGCCGAGGGCGTCAAGGGCCTGAAGTTCAAGGACGAGGTCGAGACGATCAACAAGTACGCCAAGGTGCTCCAGCGCCAGGGCGTGAAGTCCATCGTCGCCCTCATCCACGAGGGCGGGGCCCCGGCCTCGTCGGCGTACAACTACGACTGCGACGCGCCGGGCGCGGGCGACGGCATCTCCGGCCCGATCGTCGACATCGCCAAGAACATCACCCCGCAGGTCGACGCGCTGGTCACCGGCCACACCCACTCGGCGTACGTGTGCACCATCAACGACCCGGCGGGCAAGCCGCGCATGGTCACCTCGGCAGCGGCCTTCGGCCGCCTCTACACGGACACCACGCTGACGTACGACCGCTGGACGGGTGACATCGCCCGTACGGCCGTACAGTCCGCGAACCACGTGGTCACCCGGACCGTCCCCAAGGCGCCCGACATGACCCAGCTGATCAGCAAGTGGAACACCCTCGCGGCACCCATCGGCAACCGCGCGATCGGCTACATCTCCGCCGACATACCGAGCTCGGGGACGGAGTCGCCGATGGGCGACCTGATCGCCGACGCGCAACTGGCGTACGGCAAGGAGCTGGACCCCGAGACCGACCTCGCGCTGATGAACCCGGGCGGTGTCCGGGCGGGCCTCACCTACGCGGCCAAGGGCAGCGAGGGCGACGGCGTGGTGACGTACGCCGAGGGCTTCACCGTGCAGCCGTTCTCCAACACCGTGAACCTCCAGGACTTCACGGGCGCTCAGATCATTCAGATCCTCAAGGAGCAGGTGAGCGGCTCGAACACGGCCGCGCCGAAGATCCTGCTGCCGTCGACCGGTCTGACGTACACGCTGGACATGACGAAGACGGGCGCCGACCGGGTGGTCACCGACTCCGTCAAGCTCAACGGAGCGGCGATCGACGCTTCCGCCACCTACCGCGTCGCGACGAACAGCTTCCTCGCGGGCGGCGGCGACGGCATCACCACGCTGGGCCAGGGCACGAACGACCTGGTCGGCGGTGACGATCTGGCCGCCCTGGAGAAGTACCTGATGGCCAACTCCTCGGCGACGAACCCGATCGTGCCGCCGGTGACGAACCGGATCACGGTCGTGAACTGA
- the mshD gene encoding mycothiol synthase has protein sequence MTSDDTGRPGISRSIETHSGLSPEQTEAVLDLLAEGARNDGQQAVSEQGRLQLRGGPREGVSHLLLYVDGELVGYAQLEDTDPVEAPAAELVVHPSHRGHGHGRALGSALLAASGKRLRVWAHGGHSAARHLAQVLGLTLFRELRQMRRPLTGMDLPDPVLPEGVTVRTFVPGADDAAWLEANAAAFAHHPEQGSLTQRDLDDRKAQPWFDPAGFFLAERAGQLIGFHWTKVHAEERLGEVYVLGVRPGAQGGGLGKALTTIGLRHLAGQGMPTAMLYVDADNKAAVSVYERLGFVTHETDLMYRTET, from the coding sequence ATGACCAGCGACGACACCGGACGCCCCGGCATCTCCCGCTCGATCGAAACCCACTCCGGGCTCTCCCCGGAGCAGACCGAGGCCGTGCTCGATCTGCTCGCGGAGGGCGCCCGGAACGACGGGCAGCAGGCGGTGTCCGAACAGGGCCGGTTGCAGTTGCGCGGCGGCCCACGCGAGGGCGTGTCTCATTTGCTCCTGTACGTGGACGGCGAACTCGTCGGCTACGCCCAGTTGGAGGACACCGATCCGGTGGAGGCGCCGGCGGCGGAACTGGTCGTCCACCCCTCGCACCGGGGCCACGGCCACGGCCGCGCCCTCGGCTCGGCGCTCCTCGCCGCGTCCGGCAAGCGGCTGCGGGTGTGGGCGCACGGCGGCCACTCGGCGGCGCGGCACCTGGCGCAGGTCCTCGGACTCACCCTCTTCCGCGAACTGCGCCAGATGCGGCGGCCGTTGACGGGGATGGACCTCCCCGACCCGGTCCTGCCCGAGGGCGTGACCGTACGGACCTTCGTCCCCGGCGCGGACGACGCGGCCTGGCTCGAGGCCAACGCGGCCGCCTTCGCCCACCATCCCGAACAGGGATCCTTGACCCAGCGGGACCTCGACGACCGCAAGGCCCAGCCGTGGTTCGACCCGGCGGGGTTCTTCCTGGCCGAGCGCGCGGGACAACTGATCGGCTTCCACTGGACCAAGGTCCACGCGGAGGAACGGCTGGGCGAGGTGTACGTGCTGGGCGTGCGCCCGGGGGCACAGGGCGGCGGGCTCGGCAAGGCCCTCACGACGATCGGGCTGCGGCACCTGGCGGGGCAGGGCATGCCGACGGCGATGCTGTACGTCGACGCCGACAACAAGGCGGCGGTGTCGGTGTACGAGCGGTTGGGGTTCGTCACGCATGAGACGGATCTGATGTACCGGACGGAGACGTGA
- a CDS encoding ABC transporter, with the protein MKGRVAEGNRRVPGVSGALVSAVARTVPWRALGAGAVVGLLTVGLPRLLSIPPDPWMALNLLRGAALAFALGLAFLLDDPARHITTPVTTPRWIRTGLRAALVAPVAALWWTAALVLVPREVRPPIGAVTLEAAATAALALAAAATAIRLTDEPEPGPSVAAGVLTTAVLAPLLWPGRWTLFVPVGDPRWEAAHQRWAAVLVAALLVWGVCGPEPLRRRRIRPGAGRRRLATPG; encoded by the coding sequence ATGAAGGGCCGGGTTGCTGAGGGGAACCGACGAGTGCCGGGCGTGAGCGGGGCGCTGGTGTCCGCCGTGGCGCGTACGGTGCCCTGGCGGGCGCTGGGCGCGGGTGCGGTCGTAGGCCTCCTGACCGTCGGCCTGCCGCGCCTGCTGTCCATCCCGCCCGACCCGTGGATGGCCCTCAACCTGCTCCGCGGCGCCGCCCTCGCCTTCGCGCTGGGCCTGGCGTTCCTGCTGGACGACCCCGCCCGGCACATCACCACACCCGTCACGACCCCGCGCTGGATACGGACGGGCCTGCGGGCCGCGCTGGTCGCGCCGGTGGCCGCGCTGTGGTGGACGGCCGCACTGGTCCTCGTCCCGCGCGAGGTACGGCCCCCGATCGGTGCCGTCACCCTGGAGGCCGCCGCGACGGCCGCCCTCGCGCTGGCCGCCGCGGCCACCGCCATACGGCTCACGGACGAGCCCGAACCGGGGCCGTCCGTGGCGGCCGGCGTCCTGACCACCGCGGTCCTCGCCCCGCTGCTGTGGCCCGGCCGGTGGACGCTGTTCGTGCCGGTCGGCGACCCGCGCTGGGAGGCCGCGCACCAGCGGTGGGCGGCGGTGCTGGTGGCGGCGCTGCTGGTGTGGGGGGTGTGCGGGCCGGAGCCGTTGCGGAGGCGGCGAATACGGCCCGGCGCCGGTCGGAGACGACTGGCGACGCCGGGCTGA
- a CDS encoding ABC transporter permease — translation MNAVMEATAPPVVRGEPRRAWAAVFALARFEARDLLRYIPVAFTLLVYVGYTLWTLLFPGDGMDAYPALQDVDRSTQNTPVLLGIALLVCVNRAALRSRRRDTDRHFDVLVMEPWRRMVAHALSVVPFGLLTALVVLGEFTWQALRPGAVGHGSVAELAVGPLFVLLCGALGLVFARLIPTTFAAPVLVIGLFTVSLLVSSGTGGAEWSRWLTPVVGENSTETLPSDLIGRPAAWHALFLTGLVLVAATVAVLAAGGRNWPVKAGVAGALALTLTGAVGQSGGVSAEVTAARQRASLTPEKDQTCVREGDSRYCAFPEWTGRAGTWAGVVDRVQSLASGPAAERELLVRQRIEARYGLTGDSTLEPSTTPHQVTVGTRWGGNRVPEFAAAVASVLVAGDEAKGAELCDGRMVTVMWLALGGAADPMSDFRHVRLDDSVTGSAIVLTPTNPLSMSEGQTDVVRELLTRPRPEVTAAVKQHWGELTKPGVTTADVARVLGTEVPKGGDECAE, via the coding sequence ATGAACGCGGTCATGGAAGCCACGGCCCCACCCGTCGTGCGCGGCGAGCCGCGCCGGGCCTGGGCGGCCGTGTTCGCCCTCGCCCGCTTCGAGGCGCGCGATCTCCTGCGGTACATCCCGGTGGCGTTCACGCTGCTCGTGTACGTCGGCTACACCCTCTGGACACTGCTGTTCCCAGGCGACGGCATGGACGCCTACCCGGCGCTCCAGGACGTCGACCGGTCGACGCAGAACACGCCCGTGCTGCTGGGGATCGCGCTGCTCGTCTGCGTCAACCGGGCCGCGCTGCGCAGCCGCCGGCGCGATACCGACCGGCACTTCGACGTGCTGGTCATGGAGCCGTGGCGGCGTATGGTCGCCCACGCCCTGTCCGTCGTGCCGTTCGGGCTGCTCACCGCGCTGGTCGTGCTGGGCGAGTTCACCTGGCAGGCGCTCCGGCCGGGCGCGGTGGGCCACGGGTCGGTGGCCGAACTGGCCGTCGGTCCCCTGTTCGTGCTGCTGTGCGGCGCCCTCGGGCTGGTGTTCGCCCGGCTGATCCCGACGACGTTCGCCGCCCCGGTCCTCGTGATCGGCCTCTTCACTGTCTCCCTGCTCGTCTCCTCGGGCACGGGCGGCGCGGAGTGGAGCCGCTGGCTCACGCCGGTCGTCGGCGAGAACAGCACCGAGACGCTGCCGTCCGACCTGATCGGCCGCCCCGCCGCCTGGCACGCCCTCTTTCTGACCGGGCTCGTGCTGGTGGCGGCCACGGTCGCGGTACTGGCGGCCGGGGGCCGGAACTGGCCCGTCAAGGCGGGCGTCGCGGGCGCGCTCGCCCTGACGCTGACCGGCGCGGTCGGGCAGTCCGGGGGCGTCTCGGCGGAGGTGACCGCGGCCCGGCAGCGGGCCTCCCTCACCCCGGAGAAGGACCAGACGTGCGTCCGGGAGGGCGACTCGCGGTACTGCGCGTTCCCGGAGTGGACCGGCCGGGCGGGCACCTGGGCCGGAGTGGTCGACCGCGTCCAGTCCCTCGCGAGCGGGCCGGCAGCCGAGCGGGAGTTGCTCGTACGGCAGCGGATCGAGGCCCGGTACGGCCTCACCGGCGACTCGACGCTCGAGCCGTCCACGACACCCCACCAGGTGACCGTCGGCACGCGCTGGGGCGGCAACCGGGTCCCGGAGTTCGCGGCCGCCGTCGCCTCCGTGCTGGTGGCGGGCGACGAGGCGAAGGGCGCCGAACTGTGCGACGGCCGGATGGTCACGGTGATGTGGCTGGCCCTGGGAGGCGCCGCCGACCCGATGTCCGACTTCCGCCACGTCCGCCTCGACGACAGCGTGACCGGCTCGGCGATCGTCCTCACGCCCACCAACCCGCTGTCCATGTCGGAGGGCCAGACGGATGTCGTACGAGAGCTGCTGACGCGACCGCGGCCGGAGGTGACCGCCGCGGTGAAGCAGCACTGGGGTGAGCTGACGAAGCCAGGGGTCACCACGGCGGACGTGGCCCGGGTGTTGGGGACCGAGGTGCCCAAGGGGGGCGACGAGTGTGCGGAATGA
- a CDS encoding ABC transporter ATP-binding protein — translation MTPTVSASGLSLRYGGTRALDDVSLRLTRGVTGLLGPNGAGKTTLLRVLATAVPADRGAFTVLGNDPGTARGRQEVRRALGYLPQTPGFHPDFTAFEFVDYVAILKELTDRTARHREVRRVLAEVDLGDARGRRIKKLSGGMRQRVALAAALVGDPGFLVLDEPTVGLDPEQRMRFRELIAQAGEGRTVLLSTHQTEDVAMLCNRVLVMAGGRILFDGTPAELTARAAGRVWSSTERAPGAMAGWRTGTGSFRNVGDPPPGSELLDPTLEDGYLLTLDGTGAEVAAA, via the coding sequence ATGACCCCCACCGTCTCCGCCTCCGGGCTCAGCCTCCGCTACGGCGGTACCCGCGCCCTCGACGACGTGTCGCTGCGGCTGACGCGGGGCGTCACCGGGCTGCTCGGGCCCAACGGGGCCGGAAAGACCACCCTGTTGCGCGTGCTGGCCACGGCCGTGCCCGCCGACCGGGGCGCCTTCACCGTGCTCGGGAACGACCCGGGCACCGCGCGCGGCCGGCAGGAGGTGCGGCGCGCGCTCGGCTACCTGCCCCAGACCCCCGGCTTCCACCCGGACTTCACAGCTTTCGAGTTCGTCGACTACGTGGCCATCCTCAAGGAGCTGACCGACCGCACCGCCCGGCACCGTGAGGTGCGGCGCGTGCTGGCGGAGGTCGACCTCGGCGACGCACGCGGACGGCGCATCAAGAAGCTGTCCGGCGGGATGCGGCAGCGGGTCGCGCTGGCCGCCGCGCTCGTCGGCGACCCCGGCTTCCTCGTCCTCGACGAGCCGACCGTGGGCCTGGACCCCGAACAGCGCATGCGCTTCCGAGAGTTGATCGCGCAGGCCGGGGAGGGACGCACGGTACTGCTGTCCACCCACCAGACGGAGGACGTGGCGATGCTCTGCAACCGCGTCCTGGTGATGGCCGGCGGCCGGATCCTCTTCGACGGCACCCCGGCCGAACTGACCGCACGGGCCGCCGGCCGGGTGTGGAGCAGCACGGAACGCGCCCCGGGAGCGATGGCCGGCTGGCGCACCGGCACCGGCTCCTTCCGCAACGTGGGCGACCCGCCACCCGGCTCCGAACTCCTCGATCCCACCCTGGAGGACGGCTACCTGCTCACGCTCGACGGCACGGGCGCGGAGGTGGCGGCGGCATGA
- a CDS encoding zf-HC2 domain-containing protein: MTWHVSEQDLRAYAQGELAPPVLWSADAHLTACAHCRAVLAEVSDPVALDAGWERLDAELDAPRPGLLESLLLRLGVADHTARLLAATPVLRGSWLGAVIAVLVMSVVAGNAARTADSPTLFLALAPLLPLAGVALSYGPALDPTYEMAVVSPVHGFRLLMIRTVAVLVAGLGLNGLATLALPAYGLRSLAWLLPALALTATGLALTSRLGPVLAPSLVGGAWIALLLAANEAGPAGGEPLAPFTALGQGVAAAVAGLAGALLFVARDRFDRFQGSAV; this comes from the coding sequence ATGACCTGGCATGTCTCAGAACAGGACCTACGGGCCTACGCACAGGGCGAGTTGGCGCCCCCAGTGCTCTGGTCCGCCGACGCCCACCTCACCGCCTGCGCACACTGCCGGGCCGTGCTCGCCGAGGTCAGCGACCCCGTCGCCCTGGACGCCGGATGGGAGCGGCTGGACGCCGAACTCGACGCGCCCCGGCCGGGACTCCTCGAGTCGCTGCTGCTGCGGCTCGGCGTCGCCGACCACACCGCGCGGCTGCTCGCGGCCACACCCGTGCTGCGCGGCTCCTGGCTGGGCGCGGTCATCGCCGTGCTCGTGATGAGCGTCGTGGCGGGCAACGCTGCCCGGACCGCCGACTCGCCCACGCTCTTCCTCGCCCTCGCGCCGCTGCTGCCGCTTGCCGGGGTCGCCCTGTCGTACGGGCCCGCCCTCGATCCGACGTACGAGATGGCGGTCGTCTCCCCGGTGCACGGCTTCCGGCTGCTGATGATCCGTACGGTCGCGGTGCTCGTCGCCGGCCTCGGCCTCAACGGCCTCGCCACGCTCGCCCTGCCGGCGTACGGGCTGCGCTCCCTCGCCTGGCTGCTGCCCGCGCTCGCCCTCACCGCGACCGGGCTGGCGCTGACCTCCCGGCTGGGCCCGGTGCTCGCGCCCTCGCTGGTCGGCGGGGCGTGGATCGCGCTGCTGCTGGCCGCGAACGAGGCCGGGCCGGCCGGCGGCGAGCCGCTGGCGCCGTTCACCGCGCTCGGGCAGGGGGTGGCCGCGGCGGTGGCGGGGCTCGCGGGCGCGCTGCTGTTCGTGGCGCGGGACCGCTTCGACCGCTTTCAGGGGAGCGCCGTATGA